The proteins below come from a single Limnobaculum xujianqingii genomic window:
- a CDS encoding lysozyme: protein MITSQKGIDLIKQFEGLELKAYPDPATGGKPWTIGYGHTEDVKQGDKISELEAEEFLKDDLKLFEAEVSRLVKVSINQNQFDALVSFAFNLGSNALKGSTLLKRLNEGNFHSAADQFTRWVYANNKFMQGLYNRRQAERELFLS from the coding sequence ATGATAACTAGTCAAAAAGGTATAGACCTGATTAAGCAGTTTGAAGGGCTGGAATTAAAAGCATACCCCGATCCGGCAACTGGCGGGAAACCGTGGACTATCGGTTACGGGCATACCGAAGACGTAAAACAGGGCGATAAGATATCGGAACTAGAAGCAGAGGAGTTTTTGAAAGATGACCTCAAGCTATTTGAAGCCGAAGTATCAAGACTGGTTAAGGTTTCAATTAATCAGAATCAGTTTGATGCGCTTGTCTCCTTTGCTTTTAACTTGGGAAGCAACGCACTAAAAGGCTCAACACTTCTGAAGCGTCTTAATGAGGGTAACTTCCACTCTGCCGCTGACCAGTTCACTCGTTGGGTGTATGCCAATAATAAGTTTATGCAGGGCCTTTATAATCGTCGCCAGGCTGAACGCGAGTTATTTTTGTCATGA
- a CDS encoding phage holin family protein, whose protein sequence is MRMPWKNETTLIAALMTLFGAMASYAHRVLNGQEFSFKTLTLQVLISIFAGAMVVLAANYYKWDPEVAGGVAGVAGWAGAELIKVLEKILINRIKRLAGDDN, encoded by the coding sequence ATGCGTATGCCTTGGAAAAATGAAACGACACTGATTGCCGCACTGATGACGCTCTTTGGTGCAATGGCCAGTTATGCGCATCGAGTATTGAACGGGCAGGAGTTCAGCTTTAAAACACTGACACTACAGGTACTGATATCAATATTCGCTGGTGCAATGGTGGTGCTGGCAGCTAACTATTACAAATGGGACCCGGAAGTAGCAGGTGGTGTCGCTGGCGTTGCTGGTTGGGCTGGTGCAGAGCTGATTAAAGTCTTGGAAAAGATACTGATTAACCGGATTAAGAGGCTGGCAGGTGATGATAACTAG
- a CDS encoding type II toxin-antitoxin system HicB family antitoxin → MRYPVNIEPDGTSLFVSFPDIPEALTCGDDLADAKFMAYDALLTAFSMYFEDESKEIPLPSDIESEHYIDVPASVAAKILLLNAMVNSGVSRSELGRRVGIKKQNVKQLLDVYHTTKIDTIEQALTSLGHRLTISVE, encoded by the coding sequence ATGCGATATCCAGTAAATATAGAGCCAGACGGTACAAGCCTTTTTGTATCGTTCCCTGATATACCGGAAGCGCTCACATGTGGCGATGATTTGGCTGATGCTAAATTCATGGCCTATGACGCGTTATTAACTGCGTTCTCTATGTATTTTGAGGATGAGAGTAAAGAGATCCCGTTACCAAGCGATATTGAGTCAGAGCACTATATTGATGTTCCGGCTAGTGTGGCTGCTAAAATTCTCTTGCTTAATGCGATGGTTAACTCAGGCGTTAGCCGCTCAGAACTGGGGCGGCGCGTTGGTATTAAAAAACAAAATGTAAAACAGCTTCTTGATGTTTACCACACGACCAAGATAGACACGATAGAACAGGCTCTAACGAGCTTAGGGCACAGATTAACAATATCCGTCGAATAG
- a CDS encoding type II toxin-antitoxin system HicA family toxin codes for MKQSEFRRYLESQGVVVKNGTNHLILLGPNGRSAMPRHPSKEINEKLRKAILKQLNLK; via the coding sequence GTGAAACAAAGTGAGTTCAGGCGGTATCTTGAGTCCCAGGGTGTAGTTGTTAAGAACGGAACAAACCACTTAATACTACTAGGACCAAACGGACGAAGCGCAATGCCAAGGCACCCAAGCAAAGAGATTAACGAAAAGCTAAGGAAAGCGATTTTAAAGCAGTTAAATCTCAAATAA
- a CDS encoding antiterminator Q family protein — translation MRRDMQSVLERWGRWAESEEYCSLVDWPALSVIPGCKPTSGKPVCSDEDGLVIDTCVAHMSTVRSEEDILILGLRFIGGRSLRQIAEIMCLPMFGVRTSLRASEEFLEGCLVVQGIQLNMDPEVILPVPLACAQKPMLIF, via the coding sequence ATGCGTCGAGATATGCAAAGTGTGCTAGAACGGTGGGGGCGATGGGCTGAGAGTGAGGAATATTGCTCGCTGGTTGACTGGCCCGCGCTGTCGGTTATTCCGGGATGTAAACCGACATCCGGTAAGCCTGTGTGTTCTGACGAAGACGGGCTGGTGATTGATACCTGCGTCGCGCATATGAGCACTGTTCGCAGCGAGGAAGATATTCTGATCTTAGGTTTACGCTTCATAGGTGGCCGCTCATTGCGACAAATCGCGGAGATAATGTGCTTGCCTATGTTTGGTGTCCGAACATCGCTCCGCGCTTCTGAGGAGTTTTTGGAGGGGTGTTTGGTGGTACAAGGGATCCAGTTGAATATGGATCCTGAGGTTATTTTACCCGTACCTCTTGCGTGCGCACAAAAACCTATGCTAATCTTCTAG
- a CDS encoding DUF5906 domain-containing protein, with the protein MSQINQWGATPEEWFHFDLVLGRTHDLLPVVCNPDAALSPDSKLKALGKTPSQYNGNRHVVGLTNWAKREISDANIERWSQERDYGICSRMGKGWLALDCDSESPDIQDAVRALLFTHFGELPPRRYRVNSNRCLYLLAVPGEYRRRIHKLSADNGIIELLADGRQAVIAGTHPSGARIEWDGGLPDEPAVITPEQLEIFWSALAEGLPVVSSTEDGIGRLRDRSTYTPNATDEVSEYLDASNWTLDYGANGERYITCPFEDGHSGLSDPTSTVYFPAGTAGFELGHFKCLHASCAHRNDGDYLNQIGFRNDDFDDLEPVAISEEQDIPALETDKVGHFLARYIQIAEGDLVCDLLLPPQHGVLKYTEFSRTTANIQIVEAKGKTFVDVAVSNKWLSHPLRKTARGSKYLPGQERLITDTYGLNWINTFYMPEFTLTDSIDQLGVFLDHMAYILPVEVERNWFIQWMAFTLQRPETRCKVTPLLVAKTQGTGRGWIVELMEALLGAWNCTKTELKDLATGSFGNCLNQSLICSVEESKEGGKNRFSINASIRSILTEKRLEVNLKYGAKGTIDVFTNFFMMTNHTDALVIPQEDRRINVFSGPDEPKNAKYYDRLYGALNVHTFLAQVYSYLIQMDLSSFNWKRSFDTPARREMIESNQTDTEKLLLELLSDPPYPAMAQHQIFYELRQRGGIDFILDEGVAKKVLQNSPAQWLTYQPRVNGVQVRPWLLVKNNKLSNNDIKTALETCEKLQSGF; encoded by the coding sequence ATGTCGCAGATCAACCAATGGGGGGCGACACCTGAGGAATGGTTTCATTTCGATTTGGTATTAGGGCGTACTCATGACCTGCTACCCGTCGTATGTAACCCCGATGCGGCGCTATCTCCTGACAGTAAACTAAAGGCTTTAGGTAAAACCCCAAGCCAGTACAACGGCAACCGTCACGTTGTTGGCCTGACCAACTGGGCTAAACGCGAAATAAGCGATGCCAACATTGAACGCTGGAGCCAAGAGAGGGATTACGGTATCTGCTCTCGTATGGGGAAAGGTTGGTTAGCGTTGGATTGTGATAGCGAATCGCCTGATATTCAGGATGCGGTACGAGCATTATTATTTACTCATTTTGGAGAACTACCACCGCGTCGGTACCGAGTGAATAGTAATAGGTGTCTTTACTTGTTGGCGGTACCGGGTGAATACCGTAGACGTATTCACAAGTTGAGTGCTGATAACGGCATTATTGAGTTACTGGCGGACGGTCGGCAGGCTGTTATAGCGGGTACCCATCCAAGTGGTGCCCGTATTGAGTGGGATGGCGGTTTACCTGATGAGCCCGCGGTTATCACACCAGAACAGTTAGAGATCTTCTGGTCTGCGCTGGCGGAAGGACTGCCTGTGGTGTCCTCGACCGAAGACGGTATAGGCCGTTTACGTGACCGAAGCACTTATACACCTAATGCCACTGACGAAGTATCTGAATATCTGGATGCCAGTAATTGGACGCTGGATTACGGCGCCAATGGTGAACGCTATATAACTTGTCCGTTTGAGGATGGACATAGCGGGTTATCGGATCCTACCTCTACCGTTTATTTTCCTGCCGGTACGGCGGGTTTCGAATTAGGCCATTTCAAATGCCTACATGCCAGTTGTGCGCATCGTAACGATGGCGATTATCTGAATCAAATAGGTTTTCGTAATGATGACTTTGACGATCTGGAACCTGTGGCCATATCGGAAGAGCAGGATATCCCCGCGCTGGAAACCGATAAAGTAGGCCACTTCTTAGCAAGATATATTCAGATAGCTGAGGGGGATCTAGTTTGCGATTTATTACTTCCCCCACAGCACGGAGTCCTGAAATACACCGAGTTTTCCCGCACTACCGCCAACATCCAGATCGTAGAGGCGAAGGGTAAAACCTTTGTCGATGTCGCAGTAAGCAATAAATGGTTATCTCACCCTCTACGTAAAACGGCAAGGGGGAGTAAGTACCTACCTGGTCAAGAACGGCTGATTACGGATACTTACGGGCTGAACTGGATAAATACTTTTTACATGCCCGAGTTTACGCTAACCGATAGTATCGACCAGCTCGGCGTTTTCCTCGATCACATGGCCTATATCCTGCCGGTTGAGGTCGAACGCAATTGGTTCATTCAGTGGATGGCGTTTACGCTACAGCGCCCTGAAACCCGTTGTAAGGTTACTCCGTTGCTGGTGGCCAAGACTCAAGGCACGGGCCGCGGGTGGATTGTGGAATTGATGGAAGCGCTACTCGGTGCATGGAATTGTACCAAAACCGAGTTGAAGGACTTGGCTACCGGTAGTTTTGGTAACTGTCTTAATCAATCGCTTATATGTAGCGTAGAAGAGTCGAAAGAAGGGGGTAAAAACCGGTTTTCTATTAACGCGAGTATCCGCAGCATACTGACAGAGAAGCGGCTGGAGGTGAACCTTAAATACGGGGCCAAAGGCACTATCGATGTTTTCACCAATTTTTTCATGATGACCAACCACACTGACGCCCTGGTCATTCCGCAAGAAGACCGGCGGATAAACGTATTTTCAGGTCCCGACGAACCTAAGAACGCTAAGTATTACGACCGCCTGTATGGTGCCTTAAACGTCCATACGTTTTTAGCGCAGGTGTACAGCTATTTAATTCAAATGGACCTCTCATCATTCAATTGGAAGCGCTCTTTTGATACTCCAGCACGTCGAGAAATGATCGAAAGTAACCAAACTGATACCGAAAAGCTGTTATTAGAGCTGCTATCCGATCCCCCATACCCCGCGATGGCCCAACACCAAATTTTTTATGAGCTACGCCAACGTGGAGGGATTGACTTTATTTTAGACGAAGGCGTTGCAAAAAAGGTACTGCAGAACAGCCCGGCGCAGTGGCTAACGTATCAACCGCGGGTTAACGGGGTACAGGTTCGCCCTTGGTTATTGGTAAAAAATAACAAGTTAAGTAACAACGACATTAAAACGGCGCTGGAAACCTGCGAAAAATTACAAAGTGGTTTTTAG
- a CDS encoding helix-turn-helix transcriptional regulator → MSGLTPQEMVKSLVDAGYTQHQIAENIGVQQSSVSRMLTGVHTDPRFSTVRALEELYSERITDAKKA, encoded by the coding sequence ATGTCTGGATTAACACCGCAGGAAATGGTCAAAAGCCTGGTTGATGCAGGTTACACCCAACACCAGATTGCGGAGAATATAGGGGTTCAGCAGTCTTCTGTTAGCCGAATGCTTACAGGAGTCCACACAGACCCGAGGTTTTCTACTGTCAGAGCGTTGGAAGAGCTTTACTCAGAACGAATAACTGACGCGAAGAAGGCGTAG
- a CDS encoding S24 family peptidase: MIDTSDILSQNIKYLMVKARINSITELARRLQINQPTLHRLVSGEVKDPKYATLKQIAEYFQVSPIDLAEKKLHELDEGHELPPEAYISLQFNKVPVLGNTQLGVGGLWSDTPYSVGSSDGFIYWPTKDVDAYALKCVGDSMMPRIKEGEFVIVEPNHSYNSGDEVLVVTQDGEVMVKTFLFERDGLLHLMSVNEDHPPVRVSRESVEKVHYVAGIAKSALRMY, translated from the coding sequence ATGATTGATACCAGCGACATACTGTCTCAAAACATCAAATATCTAATGGTCAAAGCCCGAATAAACTCCATAACTGAGCTTGCGCGTCGGCTACAAATAAATCAGCCTACACTACATAGACTAGTTTCTGGGGAGGTCAAAGACCCTAAGTACGCCACACTTAAGCAGATAGCTGAATACTTTCAGGTGTCCCCTATTGACCTCGCCGAGAAAAAGCTACATGAGCTGGATGAGGGGCACGAACTCCCTCCCGAGGCTTATATTTCCCTCCAGTTTAATAAAGTACCGGTTCTAGGAAATACTCAGCTAGGTGTTGGGGGTTTATGGAGCGATACGCCTTATTCCGTGGGAAGTAGCGACGGCTTCATTTACTGGCCTACAAAAGACGTAGATGCATATGCACTTAAGTGCGTGGGGGATTCAATGATGCCACGTATTAAAGAGGGGGAATTTGTGATCGTAGAACCAAACCACAGCTACAACTCAGGGGATGAAGTGCTTGTAGTCACCCAAGACGGGGAGGTTATGGTTAAAACTTTTTTATTTGAGCGAGATGGGCTTCTCCACTTAATGTCCGTCAACGAGGACCATCCACCAGTCAGAGTATCCCGTGAAAGTGTCGAAAAGGTACACTATGTCGCCGGCATAGCTAAATCCGCACTACGCATGTACTAA
- a CDS encoding DUF2800 domain-containing protein, with amino-acid sequence MPDSHAKLSPSSAHRWMRCEGSLALEAGCEDKRSPFAVEGTAAHALAEMVLSNRLNPLLLGIELTGGQQASDYLGTYPLGEPNTPKVDQEMAEFVQVYVDTVWALAQGHELLIEQRVDFSSVVDVPDQFGTADAIIIKGTELQVHDLKFGRGVKVDAEENEQLQLYALGALEEFSLIYDFETVRMFIHQPRLYHVSEWVISVAELRAFGERAKEAATKATIAVAIVECEGVNSLPADAFTPGEKQCWFCKAKASCDALKQHNLNTAKGDFVDLTQPLAPQLEGIKEQVGTHDNTKLGELLGQLDLIESWCSAVRAKANNELNQGYSVPGYKLVTGKQGNRAWSNEEVAKALLKDQFRYKNEEVYNFKLISPTQAEKLIKKASPRRWPKVEALISRAEGKNTLVPESDPRPAVIINPVNDFDDIEAAESLI; translated from the coding sequence ATGCCAGACTCACACGCAAAATTATCACCCTCTTCCGCCCATCGGTGGATGCGCTGTGAGGGAAGCCTAGCATTAGAAGCGGGTTGCGAAGACAAAAGATCCCCCTTCGCCGTTGAAGGTACCGCCGCACATGCGTTGGCTGAAATGGTATTAAGTAACCGGTTAAACCCCTTGCTGTTAGGGATTGAGCTAACAGGAGGGCAACAAGCATCTGATTACCTTGGTACATACCCGTTAGGTGAACCTAATACTCCCAAAGTTGATCAGGAAATGGCCGAATTTGTTCAGGTCTATGTCGATACCGTTTGGGCTCTGGCACAAGGACATGAGCTCCTTATCGAGCAACGTGTCGATTTCTCCAGCGTGGTTGATGTACCCGATCAGTTCGGTACTGCGGACGCCATCATTATCAAAGGTACTGAACTACAGGTTCACGACTTGAAATTTGGTAGAGGGGTAAAAGTTGATGCCGAAGAGAATGAACAGCTCCAACTTTACGCCCTTGGCGCTCTCGAAGAGTTCAGTCTGATTTATGATTTCGAAACTGTTCGAATGTTCATCCACCAGCCTCGCCTCTATCACGTATCCGAATGGGTCATATCTGTTGCAGAGTTAAGAGCCTTTGGAGAACGTGCAAAAGAGGCTGCGACCAAGGCAACTATCGCAGTGGCAATTGTTGAGTGCGAAGGGGTAAATTCATTACCGGCGGATGCATTCACTCCGGGTGAAAAACAATGTTGGTTCTGTAAGGCTAAGGCGTCATGTGATGCTTTAAAGCAACACAACCTGAACACCGCTAAAGGCGATTTTGTCGACCTGACCCAACCATTAGCACCACAGTTGGAAGGTATAAAGGAACAGGTCGGTACCCACGATAACACCAAATTAGGGGAATTATTGGGCCAACTCGACTTAATCGAAAGTTGGTGTAGCGCGGTTCGAGCTAAAGCCAATAATGAACTCAATCAGGGGTACTCAGTACCAGGCTACAAATTAGTTACCGGTAAGCAAGGTAACCGAGCCTGGAGCAATGAAGAAGTTGCCAAAGCCCTGTTAAAAGACCAGTTCCGATACAAAAATGAAGAGGTCTATAACTTCAAACTAATCAGTCCAACCCAGGCGGAAAAACTGATTAAGAAAGCCAGCCCCCGCCGCTGGCCAAAAGTGGAAGCTCTTATCTCACGTGCCGAAGGTAAAAACACCCTGGTACCGGAATCCGATCCACGCCCTGCAGTCATTATTAACCCTGTAAACGACTTTGACGATATCGAAGCCGCAGAATCCCTCATTTAA
- a CDS encoding DUF2815 family protein, with protein sequence MKVKLNNVRMAFPALFEPKTVNGEGEPRFSAAFIFAPDHPCVADIEAAIEQVAKEKWGPKAEGVLKSLRTGLKVCLHNGDEKSEYEGYPGNMFISASNKARPLVVDRDRSVLTAADGKPYAGCYVNVSLDIWAMDNNFGKRINASLGGVQFLRDGDAFAGGGVASEDEFDDVSEGADAESLV encoded by the coding sequence ATGAAAGTAAAATTAAACAACGTCCGTATGGCCTTCCCTGCTTTGTTCGAACCAAAAACAGTAAACGGTGAAGGTGAACCTCGTTTTAGCGCTGCGTTTATCTTTGCGCCTGACCATCCTTGTGTTGCTGACATTGAGGCAGCCATCGAGCAAGTAGCGAAAGAAAAATGGGGACCTAAAGCGGAGGGCGTCCTTAAATCCCTACGTACCGGTTTAAAGGTCTGCTTACACAACGGTGATGAAAAATCCGAGTACGAAGGTTACCCCGGCAATATGTTCATTTCTGCCAGTAATAAAGCCCGCCCTTTAGTTGTCGATCGTGACCGTTCAGTGCTAACCGCGGCAGACGGTAAACCCTACGCAGGCTGCTACGTTAACGTATCTCTGGATATTTGGGCGATGGATAACAACTTCGGCAAACGTATTAATGCCTCACTTGGCGGTGTTCAGTTCCTACGTGATGGCGATGCATTCGCCGGCGGTGGCGTAGCGTCAGAAGACGAGTTTGACGATGTAAGCGAAGGCGCGGACGCAGAGTCTTTAGTTTAA
- a CDS encoding Nmad5 family putative nucleotide modification protein, with translation MSQVILTKDFKEQIIRNALTKAGIAQRKSALRAARVVWAERVRIAAIGGQDVENAVKAGLKKIEALANKFPEALRANDMPINIDTDIKLNLAGSRVYAYFNGNYTSYERNSPKHVSKITPKEFTLLADDPLVTEFYSFDALYKQISDEEDTIRQNVIAALDKVRTLKRLLEIWPEAKELLPESAPKAPLPPAIRREALNEMIGLPSD, from the coding sequence ATGTCACAGGTTATTTTAACGAAAGATTTTAAAGAACAAATCATACGAAATGCGTTAACTAAGGCGGGTATTGCTCAAAGAAAATCCGCATTACGCGCAGCCCGAGTTGTGTGGGCCGAACGAGTACGCATCGCGGCTATAGGAGGCCAGGATGTGGAAAATGCAGTTAAAGCAGGTTTGAAGAAAATAGAAGCGCTGGCAAATAAATTCCCTGAAGCGCTCAGAGCTAATGATATGCCGATAAATATAGACACGGATATTAAGCTAAACCTTGCAGGTTCTAGGGTATATGCATATTTCAACGGAAACTATACCAGCTACGAACGGAATTCCCCTAAGCACGTGTCTAAAATCACACCGAAGGAATTCACCTTGCTTGCGGATGATCCATTAGTAACGGAGTTCTACAGCTTCGATGCGCTCTACAAACAGATCAGCGACGAAGAAGACACCATCCGTCAAAACGTCATCGCGGCGCTGGATAAGGTAAGAACCCTTAAACGGTTGCTGGAAATATGGCCAGAAGCAAAAGAGCTGCTTCCCGAAAGCGCCCCTAAAGCGCCGTTACCCCCAGCGATACGCAGGGAAGCTCTCAACGAAATGATTGGCTTACCTTCTGACTAA
- a CDS encoding DNA polymerase — translation MYQKLWFDSETFCEVPIKNGTHAYAEQVEVMIITYALDDEPVKTWDVTRGKPMPADLKAALANETILIYAQNSHFDRTVMRHAMPNVIAGGVERWRDTMVKALAHGLPGGLGILCEVLNIDQDKAKDKEGKALIQLFCKLRPKNSVIRRATSKTHPEEWRRFLSYAGLDIEAMRAIDRKLPNWNYQGVELALWHRDQQINDRGVCVDVQLAQAAIEAVEIEQKRLAKRTQDITNDEVQAATQRDALLKHIASSFGIELPDMQKSTLERRINDPDIPIGLRELLIIRLQASTTSTSKYKTLVKGVSEDGRLRGTLQFCGASRTGRWAGRLFQPQNLPRPTLPQQVIDEGIEALKAGCADLLYDDVMQLTSSALRGCIMAPPGKKLVISDLSNIEGRVLAWLAGEEWKLQAFRDYDAGTGPDLYKLAYARAFNISPDEVTKDQRQIGKVMELGLGYGGGVAAFLTFALTYGLDLDALADAALPNISLDIQREAQRWYKASVEQKKTYGLSQRVFITCDSLKRMWRNAHPETTSFWYDLENAVKRAIASPGNTFVCRKLKVRRDKAWLRVVLPSGRALCYPAPRVDNGQISYMGVNPYSRKWQRLKTYSGKLAENATQAAARDVLAGNMPLVEDNGYLINLTVHDEIIAEAPDTSDYSHQHLSELLANNPAWALDLPLNAGGFETQHYRKE, via the coding sequence ATGTATCAAAAACTCTGGTTCGACTCCGAAACTTTTTGCGAAGTACCTATAAAAAATGGCACCCACGCGTATGCGGAACAAGTCGAAGTGATGATTATCACTTATGCCTTAGACGATGAGCCGGTTAAAACATGGGATGTCACCAGAGGCAAACCAATGCCTGCAGATTTAAAAGCTGCATTAGCCAATGAAACGATACTTATCTACGCTCAGAACTCGCATTTTGATAGAACGGTGATGCGTCATGCTATGCCTAATGTTATCGCGGGGGGCGTTGAGCGTTGGCGGGATACAATGGTTAAGGCGCTAGCGCATGGTCTTCCTGGCGGGCTTGGTATTCTGTGTGAGGTACTGAACATTGATCAGGACAAAGCCAAGGATAAGGAAGGTAAAGCCTTAATACAGCTATTCTGCAAACTCCGTCCTAAAAACTCAGTTATCAGGCGGGCCACCAGCAAAACCCACCCGGAAGAATGGCGCCGGTTTTTATCGTACGCAGGGCTAGATATTGAAGCAATGCGGGCGATTGATAGGAAATTGCCTAACTGGAACTATCAAGGGGTGGAACTGGCGCTATGGCATCGCGACCAGCAGATTAACGATCGTGGTGTATGTGTCGATGTTCAACTCGCCCAGGCAGCTATCGAAGCAGTAGAGATCGAACAGAAGCGGTTAGCAAAACGTACGCAGGATATTACCAACGACGAAGTACAGGCCGCCACCCAACGTGACGCACTGTTAAAACATATCGCCAGTTCCTTTGGTATAGAGCTGCCAGATATGCAAAAAAGCACATTGGAGCGCAGGATTAACGATCCTGATATCCCGATCGGTTTGCGTGAACTTCTTATTATCCGGCTGCAAGCCAGCACAACCAGCACCAGCAAATATAAAACGTTAGTGAAAGGCGTTAGCGAAGATGGGCGATTGAGAGGAACTCTTCAATTTTGTGGCGCCAGCAGGACTGGACGCTGGGCGGGCAGATTATTCCAGCCTCAGAACTTGCCTAGACCGACGCTACCACAACAAGTTATTGATGAAGGTATCGAAGCGCTAAAAGCGGGATGTGCTGATCTGCTTTACGATGATGTGATGCAACTCACCAGCTCCGCCCTACGCGGCTGCATTATGGCCCCTCCGGGTAAAAAGCTAGTTATATCTGACCTTTCCAATATCGAGGGCCGAGTGCTTGCTTGGTTGGCGGGTGAGGAATGGAAGTTACAGGCTTTTCGTGATTACGACGCGGGCACCGGCCCTGATCTCTATAAACTGGCCTATGCGCGGGCATTTAATATATCACCTGACGAAGTAACTAAAGACCAACGACAGATCGGTAAAGTGATGGAGTTAGGTCTTGGTTATGGAGGCGGCGTGGCGGCATTTTTAACATTCGCGCTTACTTATGGCTTAGATCTCGATGCGCTGGCCGATGCTGCGCTACCTAATATTTCACTAGATATTCAGCGAGAAGCCCAACGCTGGTACAAAGCCTCGGTTGAACAAAAAAAGACGTATGGTCTATCTCAACGGGTATTCATTACCTGCGATTCACTTAAACGTATGTGGCGTAACGCGCACCCTGAAACAACATCGTTTTGGTATGACTTAGAGAACGCCGTAAAACGTGCCATTGCCTCACCTGGTAATACTTTCGTTTGTCGTAAGTTGAAGGTACGCCGGGATAAGGCTTGGTTACGTGTAGTTCTTCCATCCGGTCGTGCGCTCTGCTACCCCGCCCCGCGGGTAGACAACGGCCAGATAAGCTATATGGGCGTAAACCCTTACTCACGTAAATGGCAACGTCTGAAAACCTATAGCGGAAAGCTAGCGGAGAACGCGACTCAGGCAGCCGCGCGGGATGTTCTAGCCGGTAATATGCCGTTGGTCGAAGATAACGGTTACCTCATTAACCTTACCGTACACGATGAAATCATCGCCGAAGCGCCGGACACCTCGGATTACTCACATCAACACCTTAGTGAATTACTCGCTAATAACCCTGCATGGGCTTTAGACCTTCCGCTTAATGCTGGCGGGTTTGAAACACAACACTATAGAAAAGAGTAA
- a CDS encoding HNH endonuclease signature motif containing protein, translating to MTQNDAKKLFVYEQLTGMLRRMGGRKPYPWHGTGKDRRYLATSIGTKTYYLHQLVWLYHHGYIPKMIDHINRNPRDCRIENLRPCTNAQNQYNIAKRGHNTSGFKGVVFHPRCSRKPWQAKIVVRGKVKSLGYYPTKEQAAEAYAKGASFYAKEFASF from the coding sequence ATGACACAAAATGACGCTAAGAAGCTATTCGTCTACGAACAGCTTACGGGAATGCTGCGTCGTATGGGTGGACGTAAACCCTATCCCTGGCACGGAACCGGAAAGGATAGAAGGTATTTGGCAACAAGTATCGGTACTAAAACCTACTACCTGCACCAGTTGGTCTGGTTATACCACCATGGCTACATTCCAAAAATGATTGACCACATAAACCGTAATCCCCGCGATTGCAGGATAGAAAACCTAAGACCCTGCACAAACGCACAAAACCAATACAACATTGCCAAACGAGGGCACAACACTTCCGGGTTTAAGGGGGTTGTATTTCACCCTCGATGTTCGCGAAAACCGTGGCAGGCAAAAATCGTTGTTCGGGGCAAAGTGAAAAGCCTCGGATATTACCCAACAAAAGAACAGGCAGCGGAAGCGTACGCAAAAGGCGCTAGTTTTTACGCTAAAGAATTTGCCAGTTTCTAA
- a CDS encoding ANR family transcriptional regulator → MTFKYHDSPLYFRAARDAAQIEREGDYQRAAKVWIKALRLSRSADNQLWCERRSDFCLSQIPREKLKEAIADGLHP, encoded by the coding sequence ATGACATTTAAATATCATGACAGCCCCCTGTATTTTCGGGCTGCGCGGGATGCTGCGCAAATTGAACGTGAAGGCGATTATCAACGTGCCGCCAAGGTGTGGATTAAAGCGCTGCGATTATCCCGCAGTGCGGATAACCAATTGTGGTGCGAACGGCGATCTGATTTCTGTTTATCTCAAATCCCGCGGGAAAAACTGAAAGAGGCGATTGCTGATGGCTTACACCCGTGA
- a CDS encoding PDDEXK family nuclease: MAYTRESTIEKNLVKQVKAAGGIAFKFVSPGRRSVPDRIVILPGGRVVFVECKAPGQNPRPEQEREHKRLRSLGVNVVVLDSNNLEGIL; the protein is encoded by the coding sequence ATGGCTTACACCCGTGAAAGCACAATAGAAAAAAACCTCGTTAAACAGGTTAAAGCCGCTGGCGGGATAGCCTTTAAGTTCGTATCACCGGGGCGTCGTTCAGTACCAGATCGGATCGTGATATTGCCGGGCGGTCGCGTGGTTTTTGTTGAATGCAAAGCACCAGGACAAAACCCACGGCCTGAGCAAGAACGGGAACACAAACGGCTTAGGTCTCTCGGCGTTAACGTAGTGGTTTTAGATAGTAATAATCTGGAGGGCATATTGTGA